A part of Xenopus tropicalis strain Nigerian chromosome 4, UCB_Xtro_10.0, whole genome shotgun sequence genomic DNA contains:
- the LOC116410474 gene encoding uncharacterized protein LOC116410474: protein MAKLFVIVIFIGILAKGGAQRRFLTAFMDMKHWTPSTKLELYLVTYDKPATVAVTVAEPLFNKTVAIESDSYGLVTLDYQYMISESEKKASSKMVLVTSSEDISVFAFYIDGETSDAMACLPQEDLGMEYYIFTPGGRQGNQFAIANGLEEVVSVSVTVSGLIEFNGIQYRDRDSFSFSLESQQIIQFQSQYDITGTGITASAPVAVFSGNKCFAGIGVACDIVVDQLYPVKNWGEHFAAFPLLKHHQDFIDIIAANANTVVNVDEANATTEYILHQGSHVRLTLSDAILVDSSKPVMMSYVLQDSKPNGYVDRYDPFFTSVPSLEPTRKYYKFITHGFYFNFLLIVSNASSVSEFYLDHQPLSQYNVSTLELHGVNGFEVALGKVGGQHEIYHESSTFTIYVYGIEAYRSYGYPLGQETTYPDPPSPKPTLEPESSPLLQCSTNGAEYHLPMKVLYEAGLSVNDIHLEDPLCQAEQDGNFAVIKVPLSGCGTSILNKEGQIVYINTVYGTVPRTSIHRIEAPVSCEMKREENLRLNFNPKVTDVVSRGHYNISLKFYHSDAFAAPITDFPYEMSLPSKLYVEFKVESVDKELQLLTEDCKCSPSLEDTGNSYTLIQHGCFQDFTLQEHPVLDHREQRFSFHAFKFDKSEEVFVACRVIICHNSTYPNRCTQGCAGHRHKRDVFGSKVHMDWARLSQGPVVFTHGGTPNLSDRTFFSSVFVATLCVLGLLCVVALRLQRHHYYRQGYSLVQCDRD from the exons ATGGCAAAACTCTTTGTGATTGTCATTTTTATAGGGATTCTTGCAAAAG GAGGGGCTCAGAGAAGATTTCTAACAGCTTTTATGGACATGAAACACTGGACGCCATCAACAAAGCTTGAACTCTACCTGGTGACTTATGATAAGCCAGCGACTGTGGCAGTGACTGTAGCAGAGCCATTATTCAATAAGACTGTAGCCATTGAAAGTGATAGTTATGGCTTGGTGACCCTAGACTATCAGTACATGATCTCTGAGAGTGAGAAGAAGGCATCTTCCAAAATGGTGCTGGTCACTTCCAGTGAAGACATTTCAGTTTTTGCCTTTTACATAGACGGTGAAACCTCTGACGCCATGGCCTGTCTACCACAAGAGGATCTGGGGatggaatattatatatttactccaGGGGGGAGGCAGGGTAACCAGTTTGCTATTGCCAACGGTTTAGAAGAAGTAGTATCGGTGAGTGTCACCGTCTCAGGGCTCATTGAGTTTAATGGGATTCAGTACAGAGACCGGGactctttctccttctccctcGAGTCCCAGCAGATTATTCAGTTCCAAAGTCAATATGATATAACAGGCACCGGAATTACAGCCAGTGCCCCCGTGGCTGTTTTCAGTGGCAACAAGTGTTTTGCTGGCATCGGCGTAGCTTGTGACATCGTAGTGGACCAGTTGTACCCCGTGAAGAACTGGGGGGAACATTTTGCTGCATTTCCCTTGTTAAAGCACCACCAAGATTTCATAGATATAATAGCAGCTAATGCAAATACAGTGGTAAATGTTGATGAAGCCAATGCAACCACTGAGTACATTCTACACCAAGGATCCCACGTAAGACTCACTTTATCCGACGCCATTCTTGTGGATTCCAGCAAACCTGTTATGATGTCGTATGTCCTCCAAGACAGCAAGCCTAATGGATATGTTGATCGTTACGACCCATTTTTTACTTCCGTTCCATCCTTGGAGCCGACAAGGAAATACTACAAGTTTATAACTCATGGGTTTTATTTTAACTTCCTTCTCATTGTATCCAACGCATCGTCAGTATCAGAATTCTACCTTGATCACCAGCCCCTCAGTCAGTATAATGTGTCCACCCTCGAGTTACATGGAGTTAATGGCTTTGAAGTCGCATTGGGTAAAGTGGGCGGGCAGCATGAAATATACCATGAATCCTCAACCTTCACCATCTATGTTTATGGGATTGAAGCTTATCGTTCTTATGGATATCCGCTGGGCCAAGAAACAACATATCCAG ACCCACCATCTCCAAAGCCAACGTTGGAACCTGAAAGTTCCCCTTTGCTGCAATGTTCTACCAATGGCGCTGAGTACCACTTGCCCATGAAGGTGCTGTATGAGGCTGGCTTGTCTGTCAATGATATTCACCTTGAAGACCCTCTGTGTCAGGCAGAGCAGGATGGGAATTTTGCAGTTATTAAAGTACCCTTGAGTGGCTGTGGAACCAGCATTCTG AACAAAGAAGGGCAGATAGTGTATATAAACACTGTCTATGGGACTGTGCCGAGGACCAGTATCCATCGTATTGAAGCCCCAGTGAGCTGTGAAATGAAGAGGGAGGAGAACCTACGTCTGAATTTTAACCCCAAAGTGACTGATGTGGTGTCCCGAGGCCACTATAACATCTCGCTGAAGTTTTATCACAGTGATGCCTTCGCTGCACCCATAACTGACTTCCCTTACGAGATGAGCCTCCCCAGCAAGCTCTACGTGGAGTTTAAAGTGGAATCTGTGGATAAAGAGCTCCAGCTGCTGACAGAGGACTGCAAGTGCTCCCCGTCCTTAGAAGATACAGGGAACTCCTACACTCTCATTCAGCATGG CTGTTTCCAGGACTTCACCCTGCAGGAGCACCCGGTGTTGGACCACAGAGAGCAACGATTTAGCTTCCACGCTTTCAAATTCGACAAGTCGGAGGAGGTGTTTGTGGCCTGTAGGGTTATCATCTGCCATAACAGCACTTACCCCAACCGCTGCACTCAGGGCTGCGCCGGGCACAGGCACAAACGGGATGTTTTTGGCTCTAAAGTCCATATGGATTGGGCGAGGCTTTCCCAGGGCCCTGTTGTATTCACACACG GAGGGACCCCCAACTTGAGTGACCGGACCTTCTTCTCATCAGTCTTTGTGGCCACTCTTTGTGTATTGGGACTGCTGTGTGTGGTAGCCCTGAGGCTACAGAGGCACCATTACTATAGGCAAGGGTACTCACTGGTGCAGTGCGACAGGGACTGA